The Rhodospirillales bacterium genome includes the window TGAAGCCGATCACCTGTGCGGCGACGACGCGGGTGAAAAGGCCGGCAACCAGCATCGCGCCGCCGACCAGTTCGAGCGTCCCGACATAAACCGCGAGCGCGTAGGCCGGCTCCATCCCCATCTTGGCGAGGCTTTGGGCAAGCCCGGCCGGGCTGCCGCTGATCAGCTTCGCCCAACCGTGCGGGATCAGCATCGCGCCGGTCACGACGCGGACGAGGGGATAGACGTAAGGAATCAGGGGATCGTAAATCCGACCGAACGCGGGGATCACGCGCGTCGGTGTTCCGGAGCCGTTGGTCACGGGTTTCTCCTTCGTTGTCCTTGGCTGTCGTTTCGAACGTTCGGCATCACTCTAGAACAGGTGGGGCGCGCGGGGTATACGGACCCCGGCCCGGATCGGCCTTCGCCCCGTGCGGCGGCTAACCGTCTATTTTTAAAGACAATCCTTTCCCCGCTTTGTATCTTGAAAGCACCCCCTCCGATTTCTACTTAAAAATCAATGCCCGCGCCCGCTGCACCGCAAGATAAAGTTCGCGCCATATTGGAACGCCTGAGCGCCGAGTTCCGCGACAGTTGTCGCGACGCGATGGATGAATGCGATGCCATCGTCGGACGCTTGTCGAAGCCCGACGACGACTGGCATCAGGACATGGTCGAATTGCAGCGCCGGGTCCACAACGTCAAAGGAAGCGGCGCCACGTTCGGCTTTCCGGCCATTTCCCTGATCGCTCACAAATTCGAGGACTATCTCGAAGGGCTCGAAACCCCGGCCAAGCATGTGCGCGACCTTCAGGTGTTTCTCGACGCAATCCGCTCCATCGCCGAACGGGGGACCAATCCGCCGGAGGAGGAATATCCGGCCCTGCTCCGCTCCCTGCCGCGCTTGCGGCACGGCTTCACCGCCACGACCCCCGCCCGGGAGGTTCACATCCTGCTCGCCATGCCCAAGGATGTGCAGCGGCGGATCGTCCGCCAAGAGCTGGCCTCATGCGGCTTCGACGTCACCTGCGCCGATAACGGCGTTGCCGCCATCGGGCTTGCGCTTTCCACTCGTCCCGATGCGGTGTTGGCAAGCCTCGTACTCCCGGACATGAGCGGTGTCGAACTTGCGCGCGCGCTCGCCGCCATCGGTACGACCCGGAAATTTCCGTTTGGACTTCTCACCTCGCTTGCGGCCGACGCGCCGAAACTTGCCGGCCTTCCGCTCCAAGCCCGTGTCATCGCCAAGGACAAAAGATTTCTGGAGACGCTGACCGAACGTCTGATCGAGTGGGGCTTATTCGGCCACGTCACCGCGCACTGACGGCGCGCGCGGCCCCTGGCTTGACCGGGCATAGCGGGTATACTGCCGGGCTTGGATCCTTGCCGTTTCGCCGCACCCGCGTGCTCTATGTCCGCTCCATCGTCCGCCCCATCGCTCGCCTTCGTCGCCGCGCCCAACCCCGAGGCCGAGGCCGCCCGCAAGCGCCTCGCGGCGCGCTACGGCGATGCCGCTCCCGACAAGGCCGATGTCATCGTCGCCCTCGGCGGCGACGGCTTGATGCTGCGTACGCTGCACCGGTTCATGGGCGGCGCCAAGCGCATCTACGGCATGAACCGGGGCTCGGTCGGTTTCCTGATGAACGCGTTCGACGAGAACGGCTTGCCCGACCGGATCGCCAGGGCGGTTCCCGCCGTGCTCCATCCGCTGCGCATGAGCGCGTTCGACCTCGACGGCAAAACCCACGACGGCATCGCCATCAACGAGGTCTCGCTGCTGCGCGAGCGGCGCCAGGCGGCGAAGCTTCGCATCAGCGTCGACGGCGTGGTGCGGATGCCGGAAATGATCTGCGACGGCGTGCTGGTCGCGACCCCGGCCGGCAGCTCGGCCTACAATCTCTCGGCGCACGGCCCGGTGATCCCGATCGGCGCG containing:
- a CDS encoding DoxX family protein, giving the protein MLIPHGWAKLISGSPAGLAQSLAKMGMEPAYALAVYVGTLELVGGAMLVAGLFTRVVAAQVIGFMAVAAFKVHWGAGFFWNKGGYEYPLFWGLMALAILIQGGGRLSLDARIGKEI
- a CDS encoding response regulator, translating into MPAPAAPQDKVRAILERLSAEFRDSCRDAMDECDAIVGRLSKPDDDWHQDMVELQRRVHNVKGSGATFGFPAISLIAHKFEDYLEGLETPAKHVRDLQVFLDAIRSIAERGTNPPEEEYPALLRSLPRLRHGFTATTPAREVHILLAMPKDVQRRIVRQELASCGFDVTCADNGVAAIGLALSTRPDAVLASLVLPDMSGVELARALAAIGTTRKFPFGLLTSLAADAPKLAGLPLQARVIAKDKRFLETLTERLIEWGLFGHVTAH
- a CDS encoding NAD kinase translates to MSAPSSAPSLAFVAAPNPEAEAARKRLAARYGDAAPDKADVIVALGGDGLMLRTLHRFMGGAKRIYGMNRGSVGFLMNAFDENGLPDRIARAVPAVLHPLRMSAFDLDGKTHDGIAINEVSLLRERRQAAKLRISVDGVVRMPEMICDGVLVATPAGSSAYNLSAHGPVIPIGAGLLALTPISPFRPRRWRGALLPRTASILIEVLDAAERRVSATADFTEIRHVARVAVREDQSLSATLLFDPEHGLEERIIREQFQP